In the Apteryx mantelli isolate bAptMan1 chromosome 1, bAptMan1.hap1, whole genome shotgun sequence genome, one interval contains:
- the SULT1C4 gene encoding sulfotransferase 1C4 isoform X2, with the protein MALDKMEDLSLQETLTRPETGEVEGVTFTKIICSTWDQVWNFRARPDDLLIATYAKAGTTWTQEIVDMIQHNGDIQKCRRASTYKRHPFLEWSVPKSSIQTYSGLELAEAMPSPRTLKTHLPVQLVPPSFWEQNCKIIYVARNAKDNLVSYYHFHRMSKILPDPGTWEEFVEKFMAGKVLWGSWYDHVKGWWKAKDKHRILYLFYEDMKENPKREIQKILKFLEMDVEKEVLNEILHHTAFEIMKENPMANYTKDFEGIMDHSISPFMRKGLVGDWKNYFTVAQNEKFDEDYKKKMADTALVFRTEL; encoded by the exons ATGGCCTTGGATAAAATGGAAGATCTGAGTCTACAAGAGACATTGACCAGACCTGAGACAGGTGAAGTGGAAGGTGTTACCTTTACAAAAATAATATGCAGCACGTGGGATCAAGTTTGGAACTTCAGAGCCAGACCTGATGATCTGCTCATTGCAACCTATGCAAAAGCAG GTACCACATGGACACAGGAGATAGTGGATATGATTCAACATaatggagatattcagaagtgtAGACGCGCCAGTACTTACAAACGGCATCCTTTCCTTGAGTGGTCTGTCCCAAAGTCTTCAATTCAGACTTACTCAG GCCTGGAATTAGCTGAAGCTATGCCTTCTCCACGAACACTAAAAACTCATCTCCCTGTGCAGCTGGTACCCCCCTCCTTCTGGGAACAAAACTGCAAG ATAATCTATGTGGCAAGAAATGCCAAAGACAACCTGGTGTCATACTACCATTTCCACAGAATGAGTAAAATATTGCCTGATCCAGGAACCTGGGAGGAGTTTGTGGAGAAATTCATGGCCGGAAAAG TGCTCTGGGGGTCCTGGTATGACCATGTAAAAGGATGGTGGAAGGCAAAAGATAAGCACCGTATTCTCTATCTCTTCTATGAAGATATGAAGGAG AATCCAAAGCGTGAAATTCAAAAGATTCTGAAGTTTCTGGAGATGGATGTGGAAAAGGAGGTTCTAAATGAGATACTCCATCACACTGCATTTGAGATAATGAAGGAAAATCCCATGGCAAACTACACTAAAGATTTTGAGGGAATAATGGATCACTCCATTTCCCcattcatgagaaaag GGCTCGTTGGGGACTGGAAGAATTATTTCACTGTGGCGCAGAATGAGAAATTTGATGAAGATTACAAGAAGAAAATGGCTGATACTGCTCTTGTTTTTCGCACAGAACTCTGA
- the SULT1C4 gene encoding sulfotransferase 1C4 isoform X1 translates to MANTGYLSASNVNAQQRTLKVKSSRNEIQKSSANIFKYAMALDKMEDLSLQETLTRPETGEVEGVTFTKIICSTWDQVWNFRARPDDLLIATYAKAGTTWTQEIVDMIQHNGDIQKCRRASTYKRHPFLEWSVPKSSIQTYSGLELAEAMPSPRTLKTHLPVQLVPPSFWEQNCKIIYVARNAKDNLVSYYHFHRMSKILPDPGTWEEFVEKFMAGKVLWGSWYDHVKGWWKAKDKHRILYLFYEDMKENPKREIQKILKFLEMDVEKEVLNEILHHTAFEIMKENPMANYTKDFEGIMDHSISPFMRKGLVGDWKNYFTVAQNEKFDEDYKKKMADTALVFRTEL, encoded by the exons ATGGCAAATACAG GTTATTTATCAGCATCAAATGTCAATGCACAGCAAAGAACTCTGAAAGTAAAAAGTTCCAGGAACGAAATACAGAAGAgctctgcaaatattttt AAGTACGCAATGGCCTTGGATAAAATGGAAGATCTGAGTCTACAAGAGACATTGACCAGACCTGAGACAGGTGAAGTGGAAGGTGTTACCTTTACAAAAATAATATGCAGCACGTGGGATCAAGTTTGGAACTTCAGAGCCAGACCTGATGATCTGCTCATTGCAACCTATGCAAAAGCAG GTACCACATGGACACAGGAGATAGTGGATATGATTCAACATaatggagatattcagaagtgtAGACGCGCCAGTACTTACAAACGGCATCCTTTCCTTGAGTGGTCTGTCCCAAAGTCTTCAATTCAGACTTACTCAG GCCTGGAATTAGCTGAAGCTATGCCTTCTCCACGAACACTAAAAACTCATCTCCCTGTGCAGCTGGTACCCCCCTCCTTCTGGGAACAAAACTGCAAG ATAATCTATGTGGCAAGAAATGCCAAAGACAACCTGGTGTCATACTACCATTTCCACAGAATGAGTAAAATATTGCCTGATCCAGGAACCTGGGAGGAGTTTGTGGAGAAATTCATGGCCGGAAAAG TGCTCTGGGGGTCCTGGTATGACCATGTAAAAGGATGGTGGAAGGCAAAAGATAAGCACCGTATTCTCTATCTCTTCTATGAAGATATGAAGGAG AATCCAAAGCGTGAAATTCAAAAGATTCTGAAGTTTCTGGAGATGGATGTGGAAAAGGAGGTTCTAAATGAGATACTCCATCACACTGCATTTGAGATAATGAAGGAAAATCCCATGGCAAACTACACTAAAGATTTTGAGGGAATAATGGATCACTCCATTTCCCcattcatgagaaaag GGCTCGTTGGGGACTGGAAGAATTATTTCACTGTGGCGCAGAATGAGAAATTTGATGAAGATTACAAGAAGAAAATGGCTGATACTGCTCTTGTTTTTCGCACAGAACTCTGA